From Deinococcus sp. Marseille-Q6407, one genomic window encodes:
- a CDS encoding alanine/glycine:cation symporter family protein, translating to MDILNSFIDWGNGLLWGSVLIYLLVGAGLYFTVRTGAAQLRLLGHAWKAVLASRDSDSTADGGRGGITSFQAFATGLASRVGTGNIAGVAIAISLGGPGAVFWMWMTALLGMSTALLEASLAQAYKVPDADHGFRGGPAYYIRQGLGQGWMGSLFAVFLILAFGLVFNAVQSNSIVAALSGYGVGALPVGLVLALLTAPIIFGGIKRVSRVAEVVVPIMAVLYLLIAIYVILTNLGELPAMFSHIFQSAFGVQAAAGGVTGGIAAALLNGVKRGLFSNEAGMGSAPNAAAAASVNHPVQQGLVQMLGVFVDTIIICTATAAIILLSGVHLGDKDVTGVQLTQAALTEHVGAWGNDFLAVAIFLFAFTSIIGNYAYAESNVQYLSRNRTLLNVFRVLVLGMVVFGAVRDVPTVWNMADLSMGLMAVTNLIALLLLSPVALRLLHDYDRQRRAGTAEPVFDRHADAELDRRLPHEIWK from the coding sequence ATGGACATCTTGAACAGCTTTATTGACTGGGGCAACGGCCTGCTGTGGGGCTCGGTGCTGATCTACCTGCTGGTGGGCGCCGGGCTGTATTTCACAGTGCGGACTGGGGCGGCGCAGCTGAGGCTGCTGGGCCACGCCTGGAAAGCGGTGCTGGCAAGCCGTGACAGCGACTCCACTGCCGACGGCGGGCGCGGCGGCATCACCTCGTTTCAGGCGTTTGCCACCGGTCTCGCCAGCCGGGTGGGCACCGGCAACATCGCCGGGGTGGCCATCGCCATCTCGCTGGGCGGGCCGGGTGCGGTGTTCTGGATGTGGATGACCGCCCTGCTGGGCATGAGCACCGCCTTGCTGGAAGCCAGCCTGGCACAGGCCTACAAGGTGCCCGACGCCGATCACGGCTTCCGGGGCGGCCCGGCCTACTACATTCGCCAGGGCCTGGGGCAGGGCTGGATGGGCAGCCTGTTCGCCGTCTTTCTGATTTTGGCTTTCGGGCTGGTGTTCAACGCGGTGCAGAGCAACTCCATCGTGGCGGCCCTGAGCGGCTACGGCGTTGGGGCGCTGCCGGTGGGGCTGGTGCTGGCCTTACTGACCGCGCCGATTATTTTCGGCGGCATCAAGCGGGTCTCACGGGTGGCCGAAGTGGTGGTGCCGATCATGGCGGTGCTGTACCTGCTGATCGCCATTTACGTCATCCTGACCAACCTGGGTGAGCTGCCGGCGATGTTCTCGCACATCTTCCAGAGTGCGTTCGGGGTGCAGGCGGCGGCCGGTGGCGTGACCGGCGGGATTGCTGCCGCGCTACTGAACGGCGTCAAGCGTGGCCTGTTCAGCAACGAGGCCGGCATGGGCTCGGCGCCCAATGCGGCGGCGGCGGCCAGCGTGAACCACCCGGTGCAGCAGGGACTGGTGCAGATGCTGGGCGTGTTCGTGGACACCATCATCATCTGTACCGCCACGGCGGCCATCATCCTGCTCTCGGGCGTACATCTGGGCGACAAGGACGTGACCGGCGTGCAGCTGACCCAGGCCGCGCTGACCGAGCACGTGGGTGCCTGGGGCAATGATTTCCTGGCGGTCGCCATTTTCCTGTTCGCCTTTACCAGCATCATCGGGAACTACGCTTATGCCGAGAGCAACGTGCAGTACCTCAGCCGCAACCGCACGCTGCTGAATGTCTTCCGGGTGCTGGTGCTGGGCATGGTGGTGTTCGGGGCCGTGCGTGACGTGCCCACCGTGTGGAACATGGCCGACCTCAGCATGGGCCTGATGGCCGTGACCAACCTGATCGCCCTGTTGCTGCTCAGCCCGGTGGCGCTGCGGCTGCTGCACGACTATGACCGTCAGCGCCGCGCCGGCACGGCCGAGCCAGTGTTCGACCGCCACGCCGACGCCGAGCTGGACCGCCGCCTGCCACACGAGATTTGGAAGTAA
- the glpX gene encoding class II fructose-bisphosphatase — translation MDNNPTEAEIRSQQFEHALVLETARVTEAAALAASRQVGMGDKNAVDDAGTTAMREVLNSMNIRGTVVIGEGEMDEAPMLYIGEKLGQGEYEVDIAVDPVEGTIVTAKGLPNGIAVIALSEKGGLMHAPDCYMEKLVVPPPAANKVSLDYSIAENLKIIAEALDRDVDDLLVTILDRERHAEHIRQIREAGACVKLIGDGDVIASLAVAVRGSGVHCLMGSGGAPEGVLSAAAMKCLGGHIQGKFIAEDDAQRERFRQMGVEEGRIYKTHELAPGNEIVFSATGITSGDLLYGVRRFGGGARTHTLVMGHATRVVRFIDSVHLEDDGARVTVRI, via the coding sequence ATGGACAACAATCCGACCGAGGCGGAGATCCGCTCTCAGCAGTTTGAACATGCCCTGGTGCTGGAAACGGCCCGTGTGACCGAGGCGGCGGCGCTGGCTGCCAGCCGGCAGGTCGGGATGGGCGACAAGAACGCCGTGGATGACGCCGGCACCACCGCCATGCGCGAGGTGCTCAACAGCATGAACATCCGCGGCACCGTGGTGATCGGCGAGGGCGAGATGGACGAGGCCCCGATGCTGTATATCGGCGAGAAGCTGGGCCAGGGCGAGTACGAGGTGGATATCGCCGTGGACCCGGTGGAAGGCACCATCGTGACCGCCAAGGGCCTGCCCAACGGCATTGCCGTGATTGCCCTGAGCGAAAAGGGCGGCCTGATGCACGCCCCCGACTGCTACATGGAAAAGCTGGTGGTGCCCCCGCCCGCCGCCAACAAGGTCAGCCTGGACTACTCCATCGCCGAGAACCTGAAAATCATCGCCGAAGCGCTGGACCGCGACGTGGACGACCTGCTGGTCACTATTCTGGACCGCGAGCGCCACGCCGAGCACATCCGGCAGATTCGTGAAGCCGGCGCCTGCGTCAAGCTGATCGGTGACGGCGACGTGATCGCCAGCCTGGCTGTGGCGGTGCGCGGCAGCGGCGTGCACTGCCTGATGGGCTCGGGCGGCGCCCCCGAAGGCGTGCTGAGTGCCGCCGCCATGAAGTGCCTGGGCGGACATATCCAGGGCAAGTTCATCGCGGAGGACGACGCCCAGCGCGAGCGTTTCCGGCAGATGGGCGTGGAAGAGGGCCGCATCTACAAGACCCACGAACTGGCCCCCGGCAACGAAATCGTGTTCAGCGCGACCGGCATCACCAGCGGTGACCTGCTGTACGGGGTGCGCCGGTTCGGCGGCGGCGCCCGCACCCACACCCTGGTGATGGGCCACGCCACCCGGGTAGTTCGCTTTATCGACAGCGTTCACCTCGAAGACGACGGCGCCCGCGTCACGGTGCGGATCTAG
- a CDS encoding SDR family oxidoreductase, producing the protein MSQDRQHLPEQVQNQFEQRDPLTQYPQPPFPRQPQQAPGLASAMQPLPDHGEQSYQGLGRLQGRRALITGGDSGIGRAVAIAYAREGADVVINYLPEEESDAQEVVHLIEAAGRRAAAIPGDLRRREFCDELVRRAVEELGGLDILVINAGKQVSQDDIADITDQQFDDTMKVNVYAMFWLSRAAAPHLQPGASVIVTSSIQASKPSKNLLDYAATKAAGVAFAQALSGQLASRGMRVNVVAPGPIWTPLQPSGGQPQAKVQQFGEAVPLGRPGQPAELASAYVLLASQESSYITGAVIPVTGGTLF; encoded by the coding sequence ATGAGTCAAGACCGTCAGCACCTGCCGGAACAGGTGCAAAATCAGTTCGAGCAGCGTGATCCCCTCACGCAGTATCCTCAGCCGCCCTTTCCCCGCCAGCCGCAGCAGGCGCCGGGGCTGGCCTCGGCCATGCAGCCGCTGCCTGACCACGGCGAGCAGAGCTATCAGGGCTTGGGCCGCCTGCAGGGCCGCCGCGCCCTGATCACCGGCGGTGACTCGGGCATCGGCCGGGCCGTCGCCATCGCTTACGCCCGCGAAGGCGCCGACGTGGTCATCAACTATCTACCCGAGGAAGAAAGCGACGCGCAGGAAGTGGTGCACTTGATCGAGGCTGCGGGCCGCCGGGCTGCCGCGATACCGGGCGACCTGCGCCGGCGTGAATTCTGCGACGAACTGGTGCGGCGCGCGGTGGAAGAATTGGGTGGCCTGGACATTCTGGTTATCAATGCCGGCAAGCAGGTCAGCCAGGACGACATCGCCGACATCACCGATCAGCAGTTCGACGACACCATGAAGGTGAATGTCTACGCCATGTTCTGGCTGAGCCGGGCCGCCGCGCCGCACCTGCAGCCGGGGGCCAGCGTCATCGTGACCTCCAGCATCCAGGCCTCCAAGCCCTCCAAGAACCTGCTGGACTACGCAGCCACCAAGGCGGCCGGCGTGGCTTTTGCACAGGCGCTCTCGGGGCAGCTGGCCAGCCGGGGGATGCGCGTGAACGTGGTGGCACCCGGCCCCATCTGGACGCCGCTGCAGCCCAGTGGCGGGCAGCCGCAGGCCAAGGTGCAGCAGTTCGGCGAGGCAGTGCCGCTGGGCCGCCCCGGTCAGCCGGCCGAATTGGCGAGTGCCTATGTGCTGCTGGCTTCGCAGGAAAGCAGTTACATCACCGGGGCCGTAATTCCGGTTACGGGTGGCACCCTGTTCTAA
- the xseB gene encoding exodeoxyribonuclease VII small subunit produces MPRAKAAADPQPSYREAYAALSRIVAELENGDTDLDRVLPLLEEARAAYQVCQSRIAAVSQAVGGADWLAETETGAESSGAEDPADTAEE; encoded by the coding sequence ATGCCCAGAGCCAAAGCCGCCGCTGACCCGCAGCCGTCCTACCGCGAAGCCTACGCGGCCCTCAGCCGGATCGTGGCCGAGCTGGAAAATGGGGACACTGACCTGGACCGGGTGCTGCCGCTGCTGGAAGAAGCCCGCGCCGCCTACCAGGTGTGCCAGAGCCGTATTGCCGCCGTATCACAGGCGGTGGGCGGGGCCGACTGGCTGGCGGAAACAGAGACAGGGGCAGAAAGCAGCGGCGCAGAGGACCCGGCAGATACGGCAGAGGAGTAA
- a CDS encoding Glu/Leu/Phe/Val dehydrogenase family protein, protein MLMFDELHSRGHEALSLIQHPLTGLRAVLAVHSTVLGPAIAGVRLRQLDEEDLVRSALDLSESLTLKSALAGLNYGGGACVIMSGDGGDLLSSKSQPHAREALFRALGRELRPLSSRVILTEDIGVTPRDIAFVAQETPGTLGQHTDTSRVTGYGVYRGMKAAAKYVLDSESLRGVRVAIYGLGAMGRELAEHLHREGARLIVADHRPAVMQELVEDFGAVAMEPADLFDAPCDIFAPCSSGSSIPLSAVPRLQCRMIAGGEHHPLTHAGENAVREAGIVYVPDFAINSAGLIAAAYGCGKEEAAELVYQNVARICEVAQHSAQPVHAVARIMAEQRISLIGSLGRRD, encoded by the coding sequence ATGCTGATGTTTGACGAACTCCATTCCCGCGGCCACGAAGCCCTGTCCCTGATTCAGCACCCCCTGACCGGCCTGCGCGCCGTGCTGGCGGTGCACTCCACCGTGCTGGGCCCGGCCATTGCCGGCGTGCGGCTGCGGCAGCTGGACGAAGAAGACCTGGTGCGCTCGGCGCTGGACCTCAGCGAGAGCCTGACCCTCAAGTCGGCGCTGGCGGGCCTGAACTACGGGGGCGGCGCCTGCGTGATCATGTCGGGCGACGGCGGCGACCTGCTCAGTTCCAAATCCCAGCCACACGCCCGTGAGGCGCTGTTCCGGGCGCTGGGGCGCGAGCTGCGGCCGCTGAGCAGCCGGGTCATCCTGACCGAAGACATCGGCGTCACGCCGCGCGACATCGCCTTTGTGGCGCAGGAAACGCCCGGCACGCTGGGCCAGCACACCGACACCAGCCGGGTGACCGGTTACGGCGTCTACCGTGGCATGAAGGCAGCGGCCAAGTACGTGCTGGACAGCGAAAGCTTGCGCGGCGTGCGGGTGGCCATCTACGGGCTGGGCGCCATGGGCCGCGAACTGGCCGAGCACCTGCACCGCGAAGGTGCGCGCCTGATCGTGGCCGACCACCGCCCCGCCGTGATGCAGGAACTGGTCGAGGACTTCGGCGCGGTGGCGATGGAGCCGGCCGACCTGTTCGACGCGCCCTGCGACATCTTTGCGCCCTGTTCCAGTGGCAGCAGCATTCCACTCTCGGCGGTGCCCCGGCTGCAGTGCCGCATGATTGCCGGCGGCGAGCACCATCCCCTGACCCACGCCGGAGAAAACGCCGTGCGCGAAGCCGGCATCGTCTATGTGCCCGACTTTGCTATCAACAGCGCGGGGCTGATCGCAGCAGCTTACGGCTGCGGCAAGGAAGAAGCCGCCGAGCTGGTGTACCAGAACGTGGCCCGCATCTGCGAGGTGGCGCAGCACTCGGCGCAGCCGGTGCACGCGGTGGCACGCATCATGGCCGAACAGCGCATCTCCTTGATCGGCAGCCTGGGCCGCCGCGACTAG
- a CDS encoding SDR family NAD(P)-dependent oxidoreductase: MTQVLPILHPTPRFLEGQVIAITAADRGFGRVMAQGLADAGATLVLVGKMGEQLAGLASLIERSGATAIPMQADVSVPLDWIKVQKRIVEIFGALQGVVHSADKRTHPSLTLLSENEWMDLFQANMKSSVGIAQTLLQRLPGSWLTIVGPHLDEGGLQGNTLRGGLRGLVDSAHSEGLRINLLLPSRSPSGEDELNIGVVNAVTALASPALMHLTGMCIDVPLPVVQRSDLDQLSPEHRANFLPPEPPRSEP; this comes from the coding sequence GTGACCCAGGTGCTGCCCATCCTGCATCCCACGCCCCGGTTTTTGGAGGGGCAGGTGATTGCCATCACCGCCGCTGACCGTGGGTTCGGCCGGGTGATGGCTCAGGGACTGGCCGACGCGGGCGCCACGCTGGTGCTGGTGGGCAAGATGGGCGAGCAGCTCGCAGGGCTGGCCAGCCTGATCGAGCGCAGCGGCGCGACCGCCATCCCCATGCAGGCCGACGTGTCGGTGCCGCTGGACTGGATCAAGGTGCAAAAACGCATCGTGGAGATTTTCGGCGCGCTGCAGGGCGTGGTGCATTCGGCCGACAAGCGCACCCACCCTTCGCTTACGCTGCTGAGCGAGAACGAATGGATGGACCTGTTTCAGGCCAACATGAAAAGCAGCGTGGGCATTGCCCAGACCCTGCTCCAGCGCCTGCCCGGCTCGTGGCTGACCATCGTGGGGCCGCATCTGGACGAGGGCGGCCTCCAGGGCAACACCCTGCGCGGCGGCCTGCGCGGACTGGTAGACAGCGCCCACAGCGAGGGACTGCGTATCAACCTGCTGCTGCCCAGCCGCTCGCCCAGCGGCGAGGATGAGCTGAATATCGGTGTGGTGAATGCCGTGACCGCCCTGGCCTCGCCGGCACTGATGCACCTGACCGGCATGTGCATTGACGTGCCGTTGCCCGTGGTGCAGCGCTCAGACCTGGACCAGCTTTCGCCCGAGCATCGGGCCAACTTCCTGCCGCCGGAGCCGCCCCGGAGCGAGCCGTGA
- a CDS encoding PH domain-containing protein has protein sequence MTLVPVLMVPALLVLPPLLRLPRYEVSGGQITARSLASRTVIPAGTPVQRSPVTLGGRQVGSAARGYVVGRFGSAQGSLNVYSDGSQGQDALTFATRPRPTLLTPADPAALLDAWRGGRSGTFRPANPPGTDPVLAVLTALLLPLMYALLRPWRLSYALDGDALVVRTTWRQWRLPLASTRAALTRQPLGMRLFGTGMPGYYTGTYASHAVPGGQVQAAASRRRPEQALLLEHGGTTLYLTPADPAAVAGWFGQHQEPQSPESQSPESQSPEARPQESRPQS, from the coding sequence TTGACCCTGGTCCCGGTCCTGATGGTGCCGGCCCTGCTGGTGCTGCCGCCCCTGCTGCGGCTGCCCCGCTACGAGGTCAGCGGCGGGCAGATCACAGCGCGGTCTTTGGCCTCGCGGACGGTGATTCCGGCCGGTACGCCGGTGCAGCGCAGTCCGGTTACGTTAGGCGGCCGGCAGGTGGGCAGCGCTGCGCGCGGGTATGTGGTGGGGCGTTTCGGCAGCGCGCAGGGTTCGCTGAACGTGTACAGCGACGGCTCGCAGGGGCAGGACGCCCTGACTTTCGCCACCCGGCCGCGGCCCACCCTGCTGACCCCGGCCGACCCGGCCGCGCTGCTGGACGCCTGGCGCGGTGGCAGAAGCGGCACCTTTCGGCCTGCCAACCCTCCTGGCACCGACCCGGTGTTGGCTGTGCTGACCGCGCTGCTGTTGCCGCTGATGTACGCGTTGCTGCGCCCCTGGCGGCTCAGCTATGCGCTGGACGGAGACGCACTGGTGGTCCGCACCACCTGGCGGCAGTGGCGGCTGCCCCTGGCCAGCACCCGCGCCGCCCTGACCCGTCAGCCGCTGGGGATGCGGCTGTTCGGCACGGGCATGCCCGGCTACTACACCGGCACCTACGCCAGTCATGCCGTGCCCGGCGGCCAGGTACAGGCGGCCGCCAGTCGCCGCCGGCCAGAGCAGGCGCTGCTGCTGGAGCATGGCGGCACCACCTTGTACCTCACCCCGGCCGACCCGGCAGCGGTCGCCGGCTGGTTCGGCCAGCACCAGGAACCTCAGTCCCCAGAATCCCAGTCCCCAGAATCCCAGTCCCCGGAAGCTCGGCCCCAGGAATCCCGGCCCCAGAGCTGA
- a CDS encoding lysophospholipid acyltransferase family protein — translation MSDAATQPQPPTVDPLIYQLVRQVTYLPLLLSGSHLEIHGREHIPPAGSPLILASNHRTALDPFVLARGVPPESGRFVQFMAKSELFVPGIGEILRRGGTFPVDRDGQDVGSVRTALRILKANGTLGIFPEGTRSGGQMHGGVVLLALKGRAPVVPGGIWHSGARWVLRLGPPISPSRGSKALLAELESEILRLSQPDFGQLWE, via the coding sequence ATGTCAGACGCTGCGACGCAGCCCCAGCCCCCAACGGTCGATCCGCTGATTTATCAGCTGGTGCGGCAGGTCACCTACCTGCCTCTCCTGCTGAGCGGCAGCCACCTGGAAATTCATGGCCGCGAGCATATTCCCCCGGCCGGAAGCCCGCTGATTCTGGCCAGCAACCACCGCACGGCCCTTGATCCGTTCGTGCTGGCGCGCGGCGTACCGCCCGAGTCGGGACGCTTTGTGCAGTTCATGGCCAAAAGCGAGCTGTTCGTGCCGGGCATCGGCGAGATTCTGCGCCGGGGCGGCACTTTTCCGGTGGACCGTGACGGGCAGGATGTCGGCTCGGTCCGTACCGCCCTGCGGATTCTGAAGGCGAACGGCACCCTGGGCATCTTCCCCGAAGGCACCCGCTCCGGCGGGCAGATGCACGGCGGGGTGGTCCTGCTGGCGCTCAAAGGCCGCGCGCCGGTGGTGCCGGGGGGTATTTGGCATAGCGGGGCACGCTGGGTGCTGCGGCTGGGGCCGCCCATCAGCCCGTCGCGCGGCAGCAAGGCGCTGCTGGCCGAGCTGGAAAGCGAGATTCTGCGGCTCTCGCAGCCGGATTTCGGCCAGCTGTGGGAATGA
- a CDS encoding ABC transporter ATP-binding protein codes for MSGADTFAAQGLSVYAGDVHAVQDVSATFQAGRLSAVIGPNGAGKSTLLRGMLGLSPLAGGTVELLGRPLAAWPRTERARQLAYLAQTEGLPPDARVRDVVALGRGAGEWRWGLFPVRPWSAEDEAAVTEALTRTDTLAFAERRVSELSGGEAQRVALARALAARPHFLILDEPTNHLDLAYALDVMRYLRAEVGRGVGVITVLHDLNLAARADWLVLLHAGRVLAAGTPEQVLTPGNVQAAYGVQVEVVQAAGRPVLVPLE; via the coding sequence ATGAGCGGCGCGGACACCTTTGCGGCGCAGGGCCTCAGCGTGTACGCGGGCGATGTTCACGCGGTGCAGGATGTCTCGGCCACTTTTCAGGCTGGCCGGCTCAGCGCGGTGATCGGTCCCAACGGGGCCGGCAAGTCTACGTTGCTGCGCGGCATGCTGGGCCTCTCGCCGTTGGCCGGCGGCACGGTGGAGCTGCTGGGCCGCCCGCTCGCCGCCTGGCCCCGCACCGAGCGGGCGCGGCAGCTGGCGTATCTGGCCCAGACCGAAGGGCTGCCGCCCGACGCCCGGGTGCGCGACGTGGTGGCACTGGGCCGCGGCGCCGGCGAGTGGCGCTGGGGCCTCTTTCCGGTGCGCCCCTGGTCCGCCGAGGACGAGGCCGCCGTGACCGAGGCCCTGACCCGCACCGACACCCTGGCTTTCGCAGAGCGCCGGGTCAGCGAGCTGTCGGGCGGCGAGGCGCAGCGGGTGGCGCTGGCCCGCGCCCTGGCCGCCCGGCCACACTTTCTGATTCTGGACGAACCCACCAACCATCTGGACCTGGCCTACGCGCTGGACGTGATGCGCTACCTGCGCGCCGAGGTGGGCCGCGGCGTGGGCGTGATTACCGTGCTGCACGACCTGAACCTGGCCGCCCGCGCCGACTGGCTGGTGCTGCTGCACGCGGGGCGGGTGCTGGCCGCCGGCACGCCCGAGCAGGTGCTGACCCCCGGCAACGTGCAGGCGGCTTACGGCGTGCAGGTGGAAGTGGTGCAGGCCGCCGGCCGGCCGGTGCTGGTGCCGCTGGAGTAG
- the nrdR gene encoding transcriptional regulator NrdR produces the protein MNCPYCSSPDSRVINSRPSDEGASIRRRRECQNCGRRFTTYERAQLEPLMVAKRGGGRQAFNPDKLLRGLLLAAEKRPVDEAALRAFAYSFEDEVGRPEITSEDIGRRAMAFLRPLDDVAYIRFASVYRDFDSVERFLEEIQGLRESSAGPESEREKPVE, from the coding sequence GTGAACTGCCCCTACTGCTCGTCGCCCGATAGCCGGGTAATCAACTCGCGCCCCAGTGACGAAGGTGCCAGCATTCGCCGCCGCCGTGAGTGCCAGAACTGCGGGCGGCGCTTTACCACCTACGAGCGTGCCCAGCTCGAACCGCTGATGGTGGCCAAGCGCGGCGGTGGGCGGCAAGCCTTTAACCCCGACAAGCTGCTGCGCGGGCTGCTGCTGGCCGCCGAGAAACGCCCGGTTGACGAGGCGGCGCTGCGGGCCTTCGCCTACTCGTTCGAGGACGAGGTGGGCCGGCCCGAAATCACTTCCGAGGACATCGGCCGCCGGGCGATGGCTTTCCTGCGCCCGCTGGACGACGTGGCCTATATCCGCTTCGCCAGCGTGTACCGCGACTTCGATTCGGTGGAGCGCTTTCTGGAAGAGATTCAGGGCCTGCGCGAAAGCAGTGCCGGGCCCGAATCAGAAAGAGAAAAACCGGTCGAGTAG
- a CDS encoding (2Fe-2S) ferredoxin domain-containing protein yields the protein MTKAGPKYFPTAGHLLVCQGQNCQNRGSRLLYQALWQALDREHLAYYKAGGQVRLTESGCLGACSYGPTLCVYRERAEGGTLEQGWYAAMTFPQALNLARAVQDGLDLPAEGRYGPGEEPAP from the coding sequence ATGACCAAAGCTGGCCCCAAATATTTCCCCACTGCTGGGCATCTGCTGGTGTGCCAGGGTCAGAACTGCCAGAACCGTGGCTCGCGGCTGCTTTATCAGGCGCTGTGGCAGGCGCTGGACCGCGAACACTTGGCCTACTACAAGGCGGGCGGACAGGTACGCCTCACTGAAAGCGGCTGCCTGGGTGCCTGTTCCTACGGCCCCACGCTGTGTGTGTACCGCGAGCGGGCCGAGGGGGGCACGCTGGAACAGGGCTGGTATGCCGCCATGACTTTTCCGCAGGCCTTGAACCTGGCGCGCGCCGTGCAGGATGGCCTGGACCTGCCTGCCGAGGGCCGCTATGGCCCAGGCGAGGAGCCGGCGCCGTAA
- a CDS encoding lysophospholipid acyltransferase family protein, which yields MAPRSLTWMNRPHTPVSRLAAAALRLAGWQILLAPPPGPKIVAVAAPHTSNADFWPGIFWRWATRSPARWIGKHSLFRPPVGWVLRWWGGIPVDRRRSGGNFVDAVVEIIQASDEIMLTIAPEGTRTRTEHWKTGFYYMALEAGVPIGVTVMDWGRKRFGLVGYVQPTGDIEADFAALRELLRGVQGHTPENTSPVIPSPASGGSQRQN from the coding sequence ATGGCTCCCCGTTCCCTGACCTGGATGAACCGCCCCCACACCCCGGTGTCCCGGCTGGCCGCGGCGGCTCTGCGGCTGGCCGGCTGGCAGATTCTGTTGGCGCCTCCGCCGGGGCCCAAAATCGTGGCGGTGGCCGCGCCACATACCTCCAACGCCGACTTCTGGCCGGGGATTTTCTGGCGTTGGGCCACCCGCAGCCCGGCCCGCTGGATTGGCAAGCACAGCCTGTTTCGCCCGCCGGTGGGCTGGGTGCTGCGCTGGTGGGGCGGCATTCCGGTGGACCGCCGCCGCAGTGGGGGCAACTTCGTGGACGCCGTGGTCGAGATTATTCAGGCGTCGGACGAGATCATGCTGACCATTGCGCCCGAAGGCACCCGCACCCGCACCGAACACTGGAAGACCGGCTTTTATTACATGGCGCTGGAAGCCGGCGTGCCCATCGGCGTCACGGTAATGGATTGGGGACGCAAACGCTTCGGGCTGGTGGGCTACGTGCAGCCGACCGGCGACATCGAAGCCGACTTTGCCGCCCTGCGCGAGCTGCTGCGTGGTGTCCAGGGCCACACCCCAGAGAACACCAGCCCGGTGATTCCCAGCCCGGCCAGCGGCGGCTCCCAGCGGCAGAACTGA
- a CDS encoding FecCD family ABC transporter permease: MKPQGSHSEGWRPARLDSGGLALLVTLVLLLVAAAVLGVAVGSVPIPPAEVLDTVLRGLSGQLREADAIIWDIRLPRVAMAVLVGACLSVCGGAFQGVFRNPLADPYLLGVASGAAVGATAGLLLDLPRGLIPLLAMLTALGAVAVTLLLGRSGRRYPPTRLVLAGVVVGSFLSAVTTFLIMRGEDRAREVLAYTLGDLSFASWADIGQVLPYALIGCGVLLALGRALDLLQLGDLTAASLGLPVEKLRLLVIVAASLATAAAVSYTGIIGFVGLIVPHTVRLIWGPSHRSLLPISALAGGLLLVLADLLARTTPLSQVGIVTTLLGGPFFLYLLRRVKV; this comes from the coding sequence ATGAAGCCCCAGGGGTCGCACTCTGAAGGATGGCGTCCGGCCCGGCTGGATTCCGGCGGCTTGGCGCTGCTGGTCACGCTGGTGCTGCTGCTGGTGGCCGCCGCGGTGCTGGGCGTGGCGGTGGGCAGCGTGCCGATTCCCCCAGCCGAGGTGCTGGACACTGTGCTGCGCGGCCTGAGTGGGCAGCTGCGCGAGGCGGATGCAATCATCTGGGATATTCGCCTGCCACGGGTGGCCATGGCAGTGCTGGTGGGGGCCTGCCTCTCGGTCTGCGGCGGGGCCTTTCAGGGCGTGTTCCGTAACCCGCTGGCCGACCCTTACCTGCTGGGGGTTGCCAGCGGCGCGGCGGTGGGCGCCACGGCCGGGTTGCTGTTGGACCTGCCGCGCGGCCTGATTCCGCTGCTGGCGATGCTGACGGCGCTGGGTGCGGTGGCGGTCACACTGCTGCTGGGGCGTTCGGGGCGGCGCTATCCGCCTACCCGGCTGGTACTGGCCGGGGTGGTGGTGGGCAGTTTTCTGAGTGCCGTGACCACCTTCCTGATCATGCGCGGCGAGGACCGGGCCCGCGAGGTGCTGGCCTACACCCTGGGTGACCTCAGTTTCGCCAGCTGGGCCGACATCGGGCAGGTGCTGCCGTATGCCCTGATCGGCTGCGGCGTGCTGCTGGCGCTGGGCCGCGCCCTGGACCTGTTGCAGCTGGGCGACCTGACGGCGGCCAGCCTGGGCCTGCCGGTTGAGAAACTGCGGCTGCTGGTGATCGTGGCGGCCAGCCTGGCGACGGCGGCGGCGGTGTCCTACACCGGCATCATCGGCTTCGTGGGCTTGATCGTGCCGCACACGGTGCGCCTGATTTGGGGGCCCAGCCACCGCTCCTTGCTACCCATCTCGGCGCTGGCCGGCGGGCTGCTGCTGGTGCTGGCCGACCTGCTGGCCCGCACCACCCCGCTCTCGCAGGTGGGCATCGTGACCACGCTGCTGGGGGGGCCCTTTTTCCTGTATCTGCTGCGGCGGGTCAAGGTATGA